The following DNA comes from Rhodanobacteraceae bacterium.
GAATTGGCCAATCCGCGTGGCATCATCGTGTTTCGGGTCATTGACGGCGAGCGCATGGCCGCCGTATTCGATTTGCGGGAAATACGCGGCGGCAATGCCGAGGATCCTCAGGTTTACGGCGATGATCTGATCGTGATCGACGAGTCCGGGCCCAGGTCGGCCTGGCGTTCGCTGCTGCAGACCATGCCAGTACTCGGTTTGTTCCGAATCCTCTAGCCAAGCCGCCCCAGTTCGGGCGCTTACCCAGGAGCTACATATGCAGGAGCCGGCGGAAAACGGCCCCCTTGGCGGCGACAAACTGCCGAGTCCCATGCCCCAGCGCAACCAGCAAATCGCTGCATTGGACCCGCGCATGCAGGCGTTGTCCACGTTGGCGCGCGGCGGTGAGGACGAGTTTGGCGAGAAAGACGTCGATCTGCTCGAATATTGGCGTGTCATCGCCAAGCGCAAATGGACGGTATTGGCGGTTTTCGCCATTGTCCTGCTGACCGGCATCATGGTGACCATGCTTACCACGCCGATTTTCAGGGCTACCGCGACCTTGCAGATCGAACGTCAGGCCAATGGCGTGGTCCGAGTGCCAGGCATCGACTCGGGCGACGTCATTTACGACCCCGAGTTCTACGAGACCCAGTTCCAGCTGTTGCGCAGTCGCTCGATGGCGGAAAAGGTTGCCGCTGACCTGGACCCGAACGAACCGGTCTTTGCGGTGATGAGCGCGCCATCGCCGCTGGGCAAGCTGCTCTATGCCGTGCTGGGCGTGAGCCAGCCAGACGTCGATGCCGTGGGTCTGGAAACGCGGCGCCGACAGCTCGTGAGTCTGGTTCAGAGCGGTTTGTCGGTAGAGCCGGTCAAAGGCTCCAGGCTGGTGCGGATCAATTTTGACAGCCCCGACGGCCCACTGTCGGCCAAGATCGCGAATGCCGTGGCCGAGGGTTTCATCGAGTCGAACATGGAGCGGCGCATCGACAACAGCTCCTACGCCAAGGAGTTCCTGGAAGATCGGCTGGAGCAGGTCAAGCTCAAGCTGCAGGATTCGGAAAAGGCGCTGGCCGATTTCGCCCAGCAGGAACAGATCGTCAATATCGGCGATCGGCAATCATTGCTGTCGGGCGACCTGACGGCCTTGAACGCGGCGCTGACGGCCGCCAAGCAGGAACGCATCGATGCCGAGGCGCGCTTGCGCCAGTCCCAGGGCGCCAGCGTGTTCTCGCATCCGTTGATGCTGCAGAACGAGGGTGTACAGGCCTTGCGCTCGGCCCGCGGCAAGCTCGAGGCGGAATACCAGGAAAAATTGCTGACCTTCAAGCCGGCCTACCCGCAGATGCTGCAGATCAAGAACCAGATCGAGCAGATCGACAAGCAGCTGGCGGAAGAGGTCAAGATCATCAAGCAGGGCTTGGCTGCCACCTATGAAGCTGCCAAGGACAAGCAGGAAATGTTGCAGCAGCAGGTGGATGCGCTGGCCAATGACGTGCTGGCTTTGCAGGGGCGCAGCACCAATTTCACCCTGCTTGAGCGCGAAGTGGAAACGAACAAGCAGCTGTACGACGCGCTGCTGCAGCGTTACAAGGAAATCGGTATCACCTCGAATGTCGATTCCAATAACGTCAGCATGGTCGATATCGCGCTGAATCCTGGAGCGCCCTTCAAGCCTGACTTCATGGGCAACTTCATTCTTTCGGCCTTCGTCGGTCTGGTACTCGGTGTATTGCTGGCCTTCCTGTTCGAATTCCTTGATGACACGCTGCGGCGACCGGACGAAATCGAAAAGCACCTAGGCATCGGTGTCTTGGGAGTCATTCCCAAGATTCAGGGACTGACGCCGGAGGAGGCATCCATGGACGCCAGATCCGCATTCTCGGAGGCCTATCGGTCGGTGCGCACCTCGTTGCAGTTCTCCACCGAGGCTGGCGTGCCCAAAGTCCTGCTGGTGACAAGCCCTTCGGCCTCCGAGGGCAAGTCCACCACGGCCTTGACCTTGGCGCGAAACTTCGCCCAGCTGGGACGGCGAGTGCTGTTGATCGACGGCGATCTGCGCAATCCGTCCTTGCATCGTATTCTTGGCAGTGACAACTCGGATGGATTGAGCAACTACCTGGCCGGGAGCATTCGCCCGGCGGCAGCCATCAAGCCGACCAAGACCCTGCGCCTGACCTATATCCCGTCGGGTCCGCTGCCGCCTAATCCGGCAGAGCTGCTGGCTGGCCCGAAAATGGTGTCCTTGCTGAGTCTGGCCAGCGAGAAATTCGATCAGGTCATCATTGATGGCCCGCCCATCATGGGCCTTGCCGATTCGCCGATCTTGTCGAACCTGTCGTCAGGCACCTTGCTGGTCATCGAGGCCGGGACCACCCGCATCGCGACGGCAAAGGCTGCGCTCAAGCGCTTGTTCGGCGCGCGTGCCCACGTCGTGGGTGCGCTGATCACCAAGTTTGACGCGCGCGTCGCGGGTTACGGTTCCGGCTATGGTGGCGACTATGGTGGCTACCATTACTATTCCTACGGTGGCGGCGAGGTGAAGCCAGCGCTGACTAAGGATTGATCGAGCATGGGCAGTGACAGCTTCGATCTGGTGCTGGCGGTATTTCGCGAGCCGGCGCGTATCGCCGAGATACGCGAGCGGCCACTGCCCGAAGATGTGGCCAGGGTCATTCGTCTGGCTGCCGGCGAGGCATCGGCACTGGAAGACGCGGTCAGGTCGACGGGAGAGAACGAAGAAAAGCTCGTCGAGGCCTCGGTTTTCTTTCTCCAGCAGATCTTGTTTGCCCCGGGCGCGGATTCCTATCGAGTCCTTGGCGCCGCATCGAACAGCCAGCAAGATCGCCTGCGTGAAAACTATCGCTGGCTGATGAAATGGCTGCACCCCGATCGCAATCAGGATGGTTGGGAAGCGGTCTATGCCGATCGCGTGAATATCGCCTGGCAAGACCTCAAGACGCCCAGCCGCAGGGCGGATTACGACGAGAAATCGGCGGTGATCCCCACCGTTGGCGTGTCGACTGAGTTGGTATTGAGGACTCGCCAGACGCAGGCGGCGCCGAGCGCACCGATCCTGTCCGGCTCAACGGTTCGTCTTCTGCCTGCGTTCATTCTCGGAGGGCTGGGATTGGGCGCGGTGGCGGTGATCAGTCTGATGTACTGGTCGCAGATACAAACCCAGAAGCAGCTCGCAGCCTCTCGAACCCAGGCTCTTGTTGAGCGCAAGGTGGATGAGAGCACGGCGGCCGGACTCCCGGAAGATCCGGCTACCACTGCGTATGCAACTGCCGATTCTGATTTGACAGCGCCACCCTCACCGATTGTCGCCGACGCAGGTCTGGCGCCAACAGCTGTCGTCTCGCTTGCCGTGGATGCCGGTCCGGGCGATCAAGAGGTTGCCGACGAGCAGGAATTGATCGACGGAGAGATGCTGGCTGCAGCTGGGGAGGACGAGGTCAGTCCGGACCCGGCAGCACCTGACGAAACCCGGACCGACGGTGATGGATGGGTGCCCGCCGACTCCGATTCGGCTACCTGGGCTGAAGCGCAGGCGGAATCCCAGACTAAGGCCGATGCCCTGGCGCGTGCGCAGGCGCAGGCTCAAGCCCAGGCAGATGCCTTGGCGCGAGCACAGGAAAAAGCCCAGGCCGAGGCCGACGCCTTCGCCAAAGCCCAGGCCCAGGCCCAGGCCCAGGCCCAGGCCCAGGCCGATGCGCTGGCGAAAGCCGAAGCTCAGGCCAAGGCGGATGCGCTGGCGAAAGCCGAGGCCCAGGCCAAGGCCGATGCGCTGGCCAAAGCCGAGGCCCAGGCCAAGGCCGATGCGCTGGCCAAAGCCGAGGCCCAGGCCAAGGCCGATGCGTTGGCGAAAGCCGAAGCTCAGGCCAAGGCCGATGCGCTGGCGAAAGCCGAGGCCCAGGCCAAGGCCGATGCGTTGGCGAAAGCCGAGGCCCAGGCCAAGGCCGATGCGTTGGCGAAAGCCGAAGCTCAGGCCAAGGCCGATGCGTTGGCGAAAGCCGAGGCCCAGGCCAAGGCCGATGCGCTGGCCAAAGCCGAGGCCCAGGCCAAGGCCGATGCGTTGGCGAAAGCCGAGGCCCAGGCCAAGGCCGATGCGTTGGCGAAAGCCGAAGCTCAGGCCAAGGCCGATGCGTTGGCGAAAGCCGAGGCCCAGGCCAAGGCCGATGCGCTGGCCAAAGCCGAGGCCCAGGCCAAGGCCGATGCGTTGGCGAAAGCCGAGGCCCAGGCCAAGGCCGATGCGTTGGCGAAAGCCGAAGCTCAGGCCAAGGCGGATGCGTTGGCGAAAGCCGAAGCTCAGGCGAAGGTCGATGCCGCTGCTCATGCAGTTCCCAAGGCTGTGTCAGATGCAGCCCCGATTGCGCCGGCAACACCTGCAAGCGCGCTTTTGGCGCCGGCTGACGCCGATGCGCGAGCCCTGATCCGCGAATTTGCGTCTGCTTATGCAGCGGGTGACCTGGGTCGCTTTGACCGCCTGTTCAGTCAGGGGCGCCCGCAGGCCCTGGATCACGAGCGCATGCGTGGCCGATTCGGCAATACGGAAATGCGATTCCTGGAATTCGAGCAAGTGCGGTTGACGCCAGAATCAGGTGCCACCCGCGCAAGAGCCCGGTTTCGCGATACCTACGTACCGCGCGGTGAGCGGCGTGCGGTAACCGAGACCGGAACCATCGAGTGGATCATTCATCTGGAAGACGGCGCGGCTCGTATTTCTGGCCTGGCGCGGAGCGGGTAGCCAAGATGCTCGAGATTTGCAGCGCCCGGATCAGTATCCATGTACGCGATGTGGACCTCTAGCTCGTGAGGCGGGTCGCAAGGAGACAGCTAGGCCTGTTCGGCCTTCTGCTCGTGCTGCTCTGGCTGGTCGGCGTCAGAGGCTATTCGGATTACCTGGCGCGGGTGCTTCCCGAGCGTGCGCTTGCGCTCAATCCATCCCAGCCCGAGGCGCTGCTGCGAGCGGCTGAATCGGCCTTGCTGACACATCGGCTCGGCGAAGCGGAAAACTTGGCGCGCGAAGCACTGCGAATTGCGCCCATGAGTGGTCCGGCCTTGCGAGTGCTTGGTGCCGTGGCCGAGGCGCGAGGAGATCAGGCCAGAGCTCGGCAACTGATTGAACTCGCCGTTGCCGTGACTCCCAGGGACACAGCCGGACAATTCTGGTTGGCGATCAATGCGCTGGTCGCTCGGGATCTTGGCGATTGCCTGCGACGACTCGATCGCCTGTTGCGATTCGAGCCCCAGGTTGAGCCGGATGCCTTTCCCATTCTTGCCACCATTGCCGTCAGCCCGGCCGGCGTCGGTGCGATCGCCGGTACCCTGGCACAGGATCCTCCTTGGCGTGGCGGATTCATGCAGCAGTTGATCTACCAGGCGCCTGCCGCCACGGATGTACTGCGACTGTTCCGCGCCATCTCGGCCGAGCAGGGCAAGGTGCACCCCGGCGAATGGGACGCGCTTATCGCAAGGCTGATCGCCGCCAACGACTGGATCAGGCTGCGCCGTTTGCTGTCCGCCCATCCGGAGCTGGGGAGTGCGAACACGCTCGTGCACGATGGCGCCTTTGATGGGGACGGACACGGGCCCGTGTTGGGCTGGAATATCGGTCGGGTTCCAGGTGCCGACGCCATGATTTCAGAAGACCCCTCGGCAGCCGGGAATCGTGCATTGCGATTGCAATTCCACGATCGCCGCGTGCCCTTTCGCCATGTCTCGCAACTGCTGCTTCTGCAGCCAGGCCCTTACCGCTTGACGGGTCGGGTGCGTCTGGTCGATCTGCAGACGCCGCGGGGCCTGGCATGGACACTGACCTGCACCCCGGGGCAAGCAGTGATCGGCAAGAGCGAATTGCTTTCAGGCAGCAGTGACTGGCGGGCCTTTGATATTCAGTTTCAGGTGCCTGAGGACAATTGCGGCGGGCAGTCACTGGTGCTGGCAGTAGAGGCTCGAATTGCTGCGGAGCAGCAGATTGTCGGAGAGGCTTGGTTCGACGATCTCCAGATCGCGGCCCTCGCACCCCGTTCATCAGCTGACGCGGCTCATCCCAAGCTTGAGACTGTCACCGGATCGAGATAACCTATGTCCGTCAGACTTTCTGAAGCGAGCGGAGTGCTCACGCATGAAAATCATTGCCCGAGGACTGTGCTCCGCGATGTTGGCCATTGTGGCGACGTCGGCGTTTGCCCAGACCAATGAGCCCTCGGAGCGAGAAGACGAGATCGTCGGCACCCTGCAGAATGTGGTCGGAACTGTCCTGATCAAGGTTGGCGATGAATCGGTGCCCGCGGTGGAGGGGCAGCAAGTTCGCTACACCGAAGAAGTCCTGGTCACCGACGGTGCGCGTGCCCTGCTGGTGTTCAACGACGGTTGTGACATGGACCTGGAAGACGAGGAGCTCTACGAGATTCCGCGTCGTTCTCCCTGCGCCACGCTGTGGTGGGCGGGTCCTGCCGCTGCGGGTGTGGCTTGCGGTGCGGCACATGCGAACAAGTCCAACAACTCACGGGCTCTGGCGGCGGTCGGACTGGCGGCGGGTGGCGGCTTGCTCGGTGTTGCCCAGGGTCGGGAGACGGACTACCGGGAATACGCTGCAGCGTTGGAATCGGCCGAGGGTGAGGTTTACGCCACCAATCAGGCCGGCGAGCTTGAGGTCATTCGCCCGGGTACGCGCTTGCGCGCCGACCAGCAGGTGGTGGTCAAGGAATTGTCCAAGGCGGTGATCCGTTTTGACGACGGCTGTACCAAGGAAATTCAGGTCGGCGGCGATCGCGATGACCGTGACGAGCGCGAAGACCGCTACGTGGTACCGCACAATTCACCCTGCTTCACGCCGGGAACCTGGTGGGCCAGTGCTGCGGCTGCCGCCGGTCTGTGTGTGACCGTGGAAGACAAGAAGGATGTGGCATCGCCCTGATCAGGGCGGCCAATGCAGCCTACGTCCCGCAAGGATTGCGGGCATAGTGCCCGCCGCATCGTTCCAATACCCGGCGTCGTAGCGACCCCTCGGCTTGCGCCTGCGCCCCAGCGCGTTCTTGACTGCCAATGCAGCGCATGCCGCTGGGTCAGGGGAGCGCTGGAGATCGGGTATTCAGGCCTGCCGTTCGCAACTGTTGCGGCCAGTCTCCGAGCGGTTTGAAGGGCCTTCTGCACGGGTAGATGACGATGTTGGGCGGTGCTCGCTTCTTCGCCTATCTACTTGATTTGCCTCGGTCGCTGCGCTCCGTGCGCCTTGCCCTCTGCCGGTTCGCGACGCTTCTTCAAACCGCTCATCCGATCAGTCGTTGTTCCCGATCTGCCTGAGCCAGGCCTGCAGATTGTAGTAGTTGCTGATTCGCTGAATCAGTCCCTCTCTGATCTCGAAGAAGGCGCCCCCGGCAAGCCGATAGCGTTGTCCGCTGGCAGCCGGCAATCCCTCGTCGGTGGACAGATATTGGCCGGAAACCACGTATTCGGCCGCCGCGCGTTGGCCATTTGCCGAAACCATGATCTCGATATCGCTGAGGACTTCCAGATAACACCGCTTCATGCGCTGCAGAAAGTGCTCGAAATGAGCTCGCCCGATTTCCCGGTCTCCCTGATTCAGATCGTGAATCACGTCGTCGGTCAGCAGTTCCAGCATTCCTGGCCAATCGGCGCGATTGAAGGCCAGATAGTAGCGATGAATCAGCTCGCGACTGGATGCTGCGCTGCT
Coding sequences within:
- a CDS encoding polysaccharide biosynthesis tyrosine autokinase, which produces MPQRNQQIAALDPRMQALSTLARGGEDEFGEKDVDLLEYWRVIAKRKWTVLAVFAIVLLTGIMVTMLTTPIFRATATLQIERQANGVVRVPGIDSGDVIYDPEFYETQFQLLRSRSMAEKVAADLDPNEPVFAVMSAPSPLGKLLYAVLGVSQPDVDAVGLETRRRQLVSLVQSGLSVEPVKGSRLVRINFDSPDGPLSAKIANAVAEGFIESNMERRIDNSSYAKEFLEDRLEQVKLKLQDSEKALADFAQQEQIVNIGDRQSLLSGDLTALNAALTAAKQERIDAEARLRQSQGASVFSHPLMLQNEGVQALRSARGKLEAEYQEKLLTFKPAYPQMLQIKNQIEQIDKQLAEEVKIIKQGLAATYEAAKDKQEMLQQQVDALANDVLALQGRSTNFTLLEREVETNKQLYDALLQRYKEIGITSNVDSNNVSMVDIALNPGAPFKPDFMGNFILSAFVGLVLGVLLAFLFEFLDDTLRRPDEIEKHLGIGVLGVIPKIQGLTPEEASMDARSAFSEAYRSVRTSLQFSTEAGVPKVLLVTSPSASEGKSTTALTLARNFAQLGRRVLLIDGDLRNPSLHRILGSDNSDGLSNYLAGSIRPAAAIKPTKTLRLTYIPSGPLPPNPAELLAGPKMVSLLSLASEKFDQVIIDGPPIMGLADSPILSNLSSGTLLVIEAGTTRIATAKAALKRLFGARAHVVGALITKFDARVAGYGSGYGGDYGGYHYYSYGGGEVKPALTKD
- a CDS encoding DnaJ domain-containing protein, which produces MGSDSFDLVLAVFREPARIAEIRERPLPEDVARVIRLAAGEASALEDAVRSTGENEEKLVEASVFFLQQILFAPGADSYRVLGAASNSQQDRLRENYRWLMKWLHPDRNQDGWEAVYADRVNIAWQDLKTPSRRADYDEKSAVIPTVGVSTELVLRTRQTQAAPSAPILSGSTVRLLPAFILGGLGLGAVAVISLMYWSQIQTQKQLAASRTQALVERKVDESTAAGLPEDPATTAYATADSDLTAPPSPIVADAGLAPTAVVSLAVDAGPGDQEVADEQELIDGEMLAAAGEDEVSPDPAAPDETRTDGDGWVPADSDSATWAEAQAESQTKADALARAQAQAQAQADALARAQEKAQAEADAFAKAQAQAQAQAQAQADALAKAEAQAKADALAKAEAQAKADALAKAEAQAKADALAKAEAQAKADALAKAEAQAKADALAKAEAQAKADALAKAEAQAKADALAKAEAQAKADALAKAEAQAKADALAKAEAQAKADALAKAEAQAKADALAKAEAQAKADALAKAEAQAKADALAKAEAQAKADALAKAEAQAKADALAKAEAQAKADALAKAEAQAKVDAAAHAVPKAVSDAAPIAPATPASALLAPADADARALIREFASAYAAGDLGRFDRLFSQGRPQALDHERMRGRFGNTEMRFLEFEQVRLTPESGATRARARFRDTYVPRGERRAVTETGTIEWIIHLEDGAARISGLARSG
- a CDS encoding nuclear transport factor 2 family protein, whose product is MSSAASSRELIHRYYLAFNRADWPGMLELLTDDVIHDLNQGDREIGRAHFEHFLQRMKRCYLEVLSDIEIMVSANGQRAAAEYVVSGQYLSTDEGLPAASGQRYRLAGGAFFEIREGLIQRISNYYNLQAWLRQIGNND